The following are encoded together in the Diabrotica undecimpunctata isolate CICGRU chromosome 7, icDiaUnde3, whole genome shotgun sequence genome:
- the LOC140446335 gene encoding odorant receptor 13a-like, which produces MAYKSKELKHLLDMISTNFWPSDMLDKTNKNSFNGLYKAGFVFMILMAITGQIFTTVIMVQPVFFSERTLPFPCVLPVDWSNTYIYVPVYIIQVIVMQLAVCVGVLGTDFLILALCTYTANQYYLLQRCFLVYNTSEMKEINQELTILSKDGMKRYGNCLEKEYLFRCVKHHTMLIRFNKDFNKTFNPIEIGQLINNVLGVCLGTFIFSRDDVSIYQSAAAIIYSIGFVMQLGIDCVMGNEMWYQASLIPDCLFQSNWKALESKELKKDVLFILQNTQKFPQFTAYGVYDMNMTSFIKVLKVAFSAYTFLINVSNTSKK; this is translated from the exons ATGGCTTACAAGTCCAAAGAATTAAAACATTTGTTGGACATGATATCGACCAATTTCTGGCCTAGCGATATGTTGGATAAAACCAATAAAAACTCATTTAATGGTTTGTATAAGGCTGGATTTGTCTTTATGATACTTATGGCTATCACAG gCCAGATATTTACGACAGTTATTATGGTGCAGCCGGTATTTTTTTCAGAGCGAACCTTACCATTTCCTTGTGTCTTGCCAGTTGATTGGTCTAATACGTACATATATGTACCTGTATATATCATACAAGTAATAGTTATGCAACTGGCAGTCTGTGTTGGTGTTTTAGGAACGGATTTCTTAATCCTTGCTCTCTGTACATATACGGCCAATCAGTACTATCTACTGCAGAGATGTTTTCTCGTATATAACACCAGTGAAATGAAAGAAATTAATCAGGAATTAACAATATTGAGTAAAGACGGTATGAAACGATATGGTAATTGTTTGGAAAAGGAATATCTTTTTAGATGTGTAAAGCATCACACTATGCTTATTAG GTTTAACAAAGATTTCAATAAAACGTTTAACCCTATAGAAATCGGCCAACTAATAAACAATGTTTTGGGCGTGTGTCTTGGAACTTTTATCTTTTCCAGG gaTGACGTCTCTATTTACCAATCGGCTGCAGCAATAATTTACTCTATTGGATTCGTTATGCAGCTGGGCATCGATTGTGTCATGGGCAACGAAATGTGGTATCAG gcAAGTTTAATACCAGATTGCTTGTTTCAAAGTAACTGGAAAGCACTGGAAAGTAAAGAACTAAAGAAagatgttttgtttattttacaaaatactcAAAAGTTTCCTCAGTTCACTGCTTATGGTGTTTATGATATGAACATGACTTCTTTTATTAAG